DNA sequence from the Poecilia reticulata strain Guanapo linkage group LG19, Guppy_female_1.0+MT, whole genome shotgun sequence genome:
gttcttttgaaaataaagtgtatctatccatggcaggaaatcgcatgcattattagtcatttccattaaatcagtgtcaaaaggtcttgaaactatattatcgtttatcgcaataatcttttagacaattaatcgtccagcaaaatttgttattgtgacaggcctagatgTGATTCTGCTTTTGCAAAGACTGGGGTTCCATAATCTCCCAGTCTATTTTACCTCCTCTTATCCGGTCTGCTCagaatttggaaaatgttaaggTGCTACTAAAGACTCAGTTTAACTCCATCATATTCAAGTCAAGTAAAGCATGACAATGTGCTTTGAGTTATGAGAATTTATGTTACTTAGCATCTCTGAGCTCCTCAGTAGTTTAAAAGCACTTGATTATTTCCCCAGGCCATTCCAAACGTCTCATCTTAAAACGTTTCTATCCAAATAAGATAACCTTATAGAATAAACATAACCTGTAACCTCCCCCAGCATGGATATTTATGTTTACCAGCAGAAAGGTGTCAGGTAAATGGTAAAACATAATaaccaaaaataagaaagaagaaaatataaatttgcatttatcaATATTGGTTTTGTTTCTTAGTTTTCAAAAAAGCATGTCTTTATGTATAGattcttttcatttgaattttttaatcattaaaactgTTTGCAAACAGTCATGAATGTACTTTTGTTGTTCACTCTTCCCAGTTTATCAGATATTGGTGATCAAAGAAGAGGTTCCTCATGACTGGAGCTCCTGTTTGGACCAGCAGGGCTCAACGCCCCCCCACataaaggaggaagaggaggaacagTGGATCAGTCAGGAGGAAGAACAGTTTGCTGTGAAGGATGAAGAAGAACAGAAACCTAAGTTATCAGAGCTTCAGCaaattaaaactgaagataACGGGCAGACAGAAGCTCCAACCAGCAGCTCAGCTggacagataaaaacagaacttgATGAAGAGGTCAGGggaggaccagaaccagataaCAACTTAGAACCTTTATGTGCTTCTCAAGAAAGTCAAACAGTAGTTTACAACATAGGTGAAACATCTAATCTGCTTTCCAAACTCACATCCAAGATAGAAGCACATACTGAAGAGAAACCATTTGTTTGCAATATTTGTGGAAAAGGGTTCAAATGTCAAACTTCTATTGAAATACACATGTTGACACACAATGGGAAGGGAGAACATAGCTGTGACCTTTGTggtaaagtgtttaaaaagaagAGTTCTCTTCAGACACACATGAGAGTCCACACTGGTGAGAGACCATTTGCCTGCGCTGATTGTGGTAGAAGGTTTCATAGAAAGGCGATTCTTAAAAGTCACTTGGAGGTCCATTCAGGGGAAAAGTCTTTTTCCTGTGATGTTTGTGGTTCAgggtttaaaagaaaagaaaccctTAAAAAGCACATGTGGATCCACTCTGCAGAGAAACCGTTTGTTTGTAGTGTTTGTAGTAAAGGATTTTCACGACAAAATCATCTCAAGAGTCACATGTGTGTTCACACAGGGGAGAAACCATTTATTTGCAGTGTTTGTAGTACAGGATTTGCATTACAGCAGAGTCTAAAGACTCACATGCTtgttcacacaggtgagaaaccctttatttgcagtttttgtagCAAAGCATTTTCCCTGCAGAGTCATCTAAAAAGTCACATGCGcgttcacacaggagagaaaccatTTGTTTGTAGTGTTTGCAATAAAGGATTTTCACTGCAAGAGAATCTGAAGAGACACATGCGCGTTCACACTGGGGAGAAACcattcatttgtagtttttgttgcaAAGGATTCTCACAACAAAACCATCTAGAGAGTCACATGCGTGTTCACACAGGAGATAAACCGTTTATTTGCAGTGTTTGCAGTCAAGGATTTTCACGACAGGCTTATTTGAAAAACCACATGGATGTTCACACTCCACAATTTGGAGTTAGTTAACCTGTTACAGAGGAAATACAGTTAACAACCTTGTCTGACCACTATGCACCTTTCAGTGTTTTGTATATTGTGTACTGAGATTTTGATTTAGCTAAATTTTAGGTAGACTTAATGGGGTTTATGAACCACAAGCTTCCACAGAgtgtgatttttgtcttttgttttgttataatAGAATTTAATGAAGCGCTTGTAAACAAACTTATGTAAGCTGTTGGCCAGCCAGTTAAAGGTATTTCTATTATGTATTTCTCAggcacattgtgccattttatagcacaatccagtaacttttactttcagttattataaaaatgctgtatatatcaagaactttaaagaaaataatttgtcttgacaaataaaaaaacaagcagacaaacttaaaaatatgaacTCCTCTCTCCCATACATTTCACTGTGCTAGCAacatatgtttatgtttttccatAATTGGCAGGGTTGCCCAACTCTAGTCTTTGATGGCTaatatcctgcaacttttagatatcttccttctccaacacaccAAACTCAAATTGTTAATTGGCATCTTTTAGCTTTGCAAAGGCCTGGTTACGAGCCATTCATTGGCTGACTTTGGGCATCCCTGATGTATGGTGAGGACGAGTGTTTGCCATGGAGTATGTGGCTAAAAATGAACCTCAGAAATTTGatgacaaatatattttcagccTTTCTGGATTTAGGAGAAAAAATTCTTAAATGATAAGTTTGTTACCCAGATacaaatgtatgtttatttaatgaattTTCATGTATGGTCTTATGTAACATTTCAACGTCTATGATCAGAtcatgtgacatttttaaagttcatgacaaaaaagaaaatacaaagccAATTAGAGAAATATTATCTATCCATCTATTCTCTAAACctgcttatccttgcagggttcTGGGGAACTGATGCCTATTTACCTCAATCATTGGGCGAGAAGCAAGGTATAGCCTTTACAGGTCATCAGTTCATTACAGGGTAACAGAGatacacacaggacaaacaaccatgcacacacacctatggacaatttggagagatcAGTTGacccaacagtcatgtttttggttgtGGTATGAAGCCGGTGTTCCTGGAGAGAACCCAAGCATCCACAGGGAATACATGCAAACTCCATCTAGGAAGAGtatgtcatttgttttcatatgtCAGTTGCACCAAATTCACAAAGCCAGAAGTTGGTGGCAACATTTTAATCTCAGCTTCATATGTTTACATTTGAGTccgttttcattttcagattctgGTTCTATAAAGTTCACTGTGCATGTTCctggtttttattgttattgttctttttttttttttacttttacattggatgtttattttctggGGAAATAT
Encoded proteins:
- the LOC103481777 gene encoding zinc finger protein OZF-like — encoded protein: MSETMKVEAEEPGGFSLEPPIPAASTSEPEEETQDSKDLIYQILVIKEEVPHDWSSCLDQQGSTPPHIKEEEEEQWISQEEEQFAVKDEEEQKPKLSELQQIKTEDNGQTEAPTSSSAGQIKTELDEEVRGGPEPDNNLEPLCASQESQTVVYNIGETSNLLSKLTSKIEAHTEEKPFVCNICGKGFKCQTSIEIHMLTHNGKGEHSCDLCGKVFKKKSSLQTHMRVHTGERPFACADCGRRFHRKAILKSHLEVHSGEKSFSCDVCGSGFKRKETLKKHMWIHSAEKPFVCSVCSKGFSRQNHLKSHMCVHTGEKPFICSVCSTGFALQQSLKTHMLVHTGEKPFICSFCSKAFSLQSHLKSHMRVHTGEKPFVCSVCNKGFSLQENLKRHMRVHTGEKPFICSFCCKGFSQQNHLESHMRVHTGDKPFICSVCSQGFSRQAYLKNHMDVHTPQFGVS